One window of Chroococcidiopsis sp. TS-821 genomic DNA carries:
- the ppsA gene encoding phosphoenolpyruvate synthase, producing the protein MLQTTVAQTTGKQALVLDLDTVSLADLGLVGGKNASLGEMIQQLSTQGVNVPGGFATTATAYRYFIESAGLEAELRQLFADLDIEDVNQLRQKGRQARSLILQTPFPDELENAIAAAYDKLCQRYGFDTDVAVRSSATAEDLPDASFAGQQETYLNVHGLAAVLDACHRCFASLFTDRAISYRQIKGFSHLDIALSVGVQKMVRSDLASSGVMFSIDTESGFKDAVLITAAYGLGENVVQGMVNPDEYLVFKPTLQTGFRPILEKRLGTKELKLVYDVGGSKQTKNVPVPLDDRMQFALNDDEVLQLARWACLIENHYSQVRGTFTPMDIEWAKDGISGEMFIVQARPETVQSQKHQNLLKSYALKERSQVLVTGRSIGEAIGQGKVRVILDVHKLDQFKAGEVLVTYKTDPDWEPIMKKASAIVTNQGGRTCHAAIIARELGIPAIVGTGNAISVLKSGQEVTVSCAEGEEGKVYQGILPYEVQEVTLEDLPRTRTQITINLGNPAEAFGVAAIPNDGVGLARLEFIIANHIKVHPLALVHFDKLPEDAIKDEIATLTYQYEHKPQYFVDKLAQGVATIAAAFYPKPVIVRLSDFKSNEYANLLGGRDFEPQEENPMLGWRGASRYYSDRYREGFALECQAIAKVREEMGLTNVILMIPFCRTPEEGRKVLAEMAKHGLIRGENGLQVYVMCELPSNVLLAEEFSQVFDGFSIGSNDLTQLALGLDRDSAMVADLFDERNDAVKKLVQMAIAAAKKHNRKIGICGQAPSDYPEFARFLVEQGIDSISLNPDSVLKTLLQVAEVEGIVKS; encoded by the coding sequence ATGTTGCAGACTACGGTTGCTCAAACTACTGGCAAGCAAGCTTTAGTATTGGACTTAGATACAGTTAGCCTAGCCGATCTTGGCTTAGTTGGTGGCAAAAACGCTTCCCTGGGAGAAATGATTCAACAGCTCTCTACCCAAGGAGTGAACGTTCCTGGTGGCTTTGCTACCACCGCAACAGCTTATCGTTACTTTATTGAGTCGGCTGGGTTAGAAGCAGAATTACGCCAGTTGTTTGCCGATCTCGATATCGAAGATGTGAACCAACTGCGACAAAAAGGTAGACAAGCGCGTTCATTAATTTTGCAAACGCCATTTCCCGACGAACTAGAAAACGCGATCGCTGCTGCTTATGATAAGCTGTGTCAGCGTTATGGTTTTGATACAGATGTTGCCGTGCGTTCGAGTGCGACTGCTGAAGATTTACCCGACGCAAGTTTTGCCGGACAACAAGAAACTTATCTCAACGTTCACGGATTAGCCGCAGTTCTCGACGCCTGTCATCGATGCTTTGCTTCGCTTTTTACCGATCGCGCGATTTCTTATCGACAAATCAAAGGATTTAGCCACTTGGATATTGCGCTGTCTGTCGGCGTGCAAAAAATGGTGCGCTCTGACTTAGCGTCTTCAGGAGTCATGTTCTCGATTGATACCGAATCGGGTTTCAAAGATGCAGTTCTGATCACCGCCGCTTACGGTTTGGGGGAAAATGTCGTGCAAGGCATGGTGAACCCTGATGAATACTTGGTGTTTAAACCAACCTTACAAACTGGTTTTCGCCCAATTTTAGAAAAGCGTCTGGGGACGAAAGAACTGAAACTTGTGTACGACGTTGGCGGTTCTAAGCAAACGAAAAACGTTCCTGTACCGCTTGACGATCGAATGCAATTTGCACTAAATGATGACGAAGTTCTCCAACTCGCGCGGTGGGCTTGCTTGATTGAAAATCATTATTCCCAAGTGCGGGGAACCTTCACGCCCATGGACATCGAGTGGGCAAAAGACGGTATCTCAGGAGAAATGTTTATTGTCCAAGCACGTCCTGAAACGGTGCAGTCGCAAAAACATCAGAATTTATTAAAAAGTTACGCACTGAAAGAACGCAGTCAAGTTCTCGTCACAGGGCGTAGTATCGGCGAAGCGATTGGGCAAGGAAAAGTCCGCGTCATTCTAGATGTTCACAAACTCGATCAGTTCAAAGCTGGAGAGGTTTTGGTAACGTATAAAACCGATCCTGACTGGGAACCAATCATGAAAAAAGCAAGTGCGATCGTCACCAACCAAGGCGGACGCACGTGTCATGCGGCAATTATTGCCCGCGAGTTAGGAATTCCGGCGATCGTCGGTACGGGGAATGCAATTAGCGTACTCAAATCTGGTCAAGAAGTCACGGTTTCGTGTGCCGAAGGTGAAGAGGGTAAAGTTTATCAAGGCATACTTCCTTACGAAGTTCAGGAAGTGACACTAGAAGATTTACCGCGTACCCGCACGCAAATTACGATCAACTTGGGGAATCCGGCGGAAGCTTTTGGTGTCGCGGCGATTCCGAATGATGGAGTCGGGTTAGCACGCTTAGAGTTTATCATTGCGAACCACATCAAGGTGCATCCATTGGCGTTGGTTCACTTTGACAAACTGCCAGAAGATGCAATTAAAGATGAAATTGCGACGTTAACTTACCAATACGAACACAAGCCACAATACTTTGTGGATAAGTTAGCGCAAGGCGTGGCAACAATTGCAGCGGCTTTTTATCCAAAACCTGTCATCGTAAGACTATCAGACTTTAAGAGTAACGAATACGCCAATCTCCTTGGCGGACGTGACTTTGAACCGCAAGAAGAAAACCCAATGCTAGGGTGGCGGGGTGCATCTCGATATTATAGCGATCGCTACCGCGAAGGCTTTGCTTTGGAGTGTCAAGCGATCGCGAAAGTCCGCGAGGAAATGGGCTTGACGAATGTCATCTTGATGATTCCGTTTTGTCGCACTCCTGAGGAAGGACGCAAAGTTTTAGCCGAAATGGCAAAACACGGCTTGATCCGCGGTGAAAATGGTTTACAAGTTTACGTTATGTGCGAACTTCCCAGCAATGTCCTGTTAGCCGAGGAATTTAGCCAAGTTTTTGATGGATTTTCGATTGGTTCTAACGATCTAACGCAACTTGCCTTAGGTTTAGACCGCGATTCAGCGATGGTTGCAGATTTATTTGACGAACGCAACGATGCAGTGAAAAAATTAGTGCAAATGGCGATTGCTGCTGCTAAAAAACACAATCGCAAAATTGGCATCTGCGGTCAAGCCCCCAGCGATTACCCAGAATTTGCTCGCTTTTTAGTCGAACAAGGAATCGATTCAATTAGCCTTAATCCCGATTCGGTACTGAAAACTCTATTGCAAGTCGCTGAAGTAGAAGGAATAGTCAAATCCTAA
- the leuS gene encoding leucine--tRNA ligase encodes MVTETKSGVTFVESRYNPAAIEEKWQQTWAELGLDQTQTDSAKPKFYALSMFPYPSGSLHMGHVRNYAITDVIARLKRMQGYRVLHPMGWDAFGLPAENAAIERGIPPAKWTYQNIAQMRSQLQRLGLSIDWDREIATCSPEYYKWTQWIFLQFLKAGLAYQKEAAVNWDPIDQTVLANEQVDSEGRSWRSGAKVERKLLRQWFLKITDYAEELLNDLDKLPGWPDRVKLMQANWIGKSIGAYLEFPIVGSDEKIGVYTTRPDTVYGVTYVVLAPEHPLTKRVTTADRQTSVEAFVQEVVNQSELERTAEDKPKRGIPTGGKAINPFTQEEIPIWIADYVLYEYGTGAVMGVPAHDARDFQFAQQNNLSIKVVIIPENGDASAPLTTAYVETGIVVNSGEFDGMISTEAKEAIVKYAEKHGFGNARVQYRLRDWLISRQRYWGAPIPVIHCPNCGIVPVPDEDLPVELPEEVEFTGRGGSPLAQLEDWVNVPCPTCGTPAKRETDTMDTFIDSSWYYLRYPDAKNDQQAFDSAKTNDWMPVDQYVGGIEHAILHLLYSRFFTKVLRDRGFLNFDEPFQRLLTQGMVQGITYKNPLTGKYIPPAQVDPNDPRDPETGEPLQVFYEKMSKSKYNGIDPEEVLAKYGADTARMFILFKAPPEKDLEWEDADVEGQFRFLNRVWRLVTDYSNQPSVVSQQAALTKPEKELRRAIHTAIKAVTEDLEGGYQFNTAVSELMKLSNALADAPCKDSAIYAEGIQTLLILLAPFAPHITEELWHILGNTESIHTQPWLKYDESALVADEITLVVQINGKKRGELQVPAQADKAELEKFARESEAAQRYIEGKDVKKVIVVPGKLVNFVLG; translated from the coding sequence ATGGTGACAGAGACAAAATCAGGAGTGACTTTCGTGGAGTCGCGTTACAACCCCGCAGCAATCGAGGAAAAGTGGCAACAAACTTGGGCAGAACTTGGTTTAGACCAAACTCAGACAGATAGTGCTAAGCCAAAATTTTATGCGCTATCGATGTTTCCCTATCCATCAGGTAGCCTGCACATGGGTCACGTCCGCAACTATGCGATCACAGATGTCATCGCTCGCTTAAAGCGAATGCAAGGCTATCGGGTGTTACATCCTATGGGTTGGGACGCGTTTGGTTTACCTGCAGAAAACGCAGCAATCGAGCGTGGAATTCCGCCTGCGAAGTGGACGTATCAAAACATTGCGCAGATGCGATCGCAACTGCAACGCTTAGGTTTATCCATCGATTGGGATCGCGAAATCGCGACGTGTTCTCCGGAGTATTATAAATGGACGCAGTGGATCTTCTTGCAATTCCTGAAAGCCGGACTTGCGTACCAAAAAGAAGCCGCCGTCAACTGGGATCCGATCGATCAAACGGTGCTTGCAAACGAACAAGTAGACAGTGAAGGGCGATCGTGGCGCAGTGGTGCCAAAGTCGAACGCAAATTGTTGCGTCAGTGGTTCTTGAAAATCACCGACTACGCGGAAGAACTACTCAACGATCTAGATAAACTACCAGGATGGCCCGATCGCGTCAAGTTAATGCAAGCGAACTGGATTGGTAAATCAATCGGTGCCTACTTAGAGTTTCCCATTGTCGGTTCAGATGAAAAAATTGGCGTTTACACAACACGCCCTGACACGGTTTACGGCGTTACTTATGTCGTCTTAGCACCCGAACATCCCTTGACAAAGCGCGTTACCACAGCCGATCGACAAACCTCAGTAGAAGCATTTGTCCAAGAGGTTGTAAACCAAAGCGAACTAGAACGTACTGCTGAAGATAAACCCAAACGAGGAATTCCCACAGGTGGGAAAGCAATTAATCCATTTACACAAGAAGAAATTCCGATTTGGATCGCAGATTACGTTTTATACGAATACGGTACAGGTGCAGTTATGGGAGTCCCCGCCCACGACGCGCGTGATTTCCAATTTGCCCAACAAAACAATCTATCGATCAAAGTTGTAATTATTCCCGAAAACGGCGATGCATCAGCACCTTTAACGACAGCTTATGTAGAAACGGGCATTGTTGTAAATTCGGGTGAATTTGATGGCATGATTTCGACAGAAGCAAAAGAAGCGATCGTCAAGTATGCCGAGAAGCATGGTTTTGGTAATGCGCGAGTTCAATATCGCCTGCGCGATTGGTTAATTTCGCGACAACGCTACTGGGGCGCACCCATTCCCGTGATTCATTGCCCTAACTGCGGCATAGTTCCTGTTCCTGATGAGGATTTACCTGTAGAATTGCCTGAAGAAGTGGAATTCACAGGTCGTGGTGGTTCGCCTTTGGCACAATTAGAAGACTGGGTAAATGTCCCTTGTCCAACTTGTGGAACGCCAGCCAAGCGAGAAACTGACACGATGGATACGTTTATTGACTCGTCGTGGTATTACTTGCGCTATCCTGATGCCAAAAACGACCAACAGGCGTTTGACTCTGCAAAAACGAATGACTGGATGCCTGTCGATCAGTACGTAGGTGGTATCGAACACGCGATTTTACACTTATTGTACTCGCGATTTTTTACTAAAGTGTTGCGCGATCGCGGCTTTTTGAACTTTGACGAACCCTTCCAACGCCTGTTAACACAAGGAATGGTGCAAGGCATAACCTATAAAAACCCTTTAACAGGCAAATACATTCCGCCTGCACAAGTCGATCCTAACGATCCGAGAGATCCCGAAACAGGCGAACCGTTGCAAGTTTTCTACGAAAAAATGTCTAAATCTAAATACAACGGTATCGATCCTGAAGAAGTCTTAGCCAAATATGGTGCGGATACTGCACGGATGTTTATCTTGTTTAAAGCACCGCCAGAAAAAGACTTAGAGTGGGAAGATGCTGACGTTGAAGGACAATTCCGCTTTTTAAATCGTGTATGGCGTTTAGTCACCGATTACAGCAATCAGCCATCCGTTGTGAGTCAGCAAGCAGCATTAACCAAACCCGAAAAAGAACTCCGACGCGCAATTCATACTGCAATCAAAGCTGTAACGGAAGACTTAGAAGGCGGATATCAATTTAATACTGCTGTTTCTGAGTTAATGAAGTTGAGTAACGCGCTTGCTGATGCACCGTGCAAAGACTCAGCAATTTATGCCGAGGGTATTCAAACCTTATTGATATTGCTAGCACCTTTTGCACCTCACATTACTGAGGAGTTGTGGCACATCTTAGGCAATACTGAATCAATTCACACTCAACCTTGGTTGAAGTACGACGAATCAGCGTTAGTCGCCGACGAAATTACTTTAGTCGTCCAAATTAATGGCAAAAAACGCGGTGAATTACAAGTACCTGCGCAAGCTGATAAAGCCGAGTTGGAAAAATTCGCCCGCGAATCCGAAGCCGCTCAGCGCTACATTGAAGGTAAAGATGTGAAAAAAGTCATCGTCGTACCTGGAAAACTTGTCAACTTCGTTCTGGGGTAG
- a CDS encoding tellurite resistance TerB family protein — protein sequence MGLFDKVSGIRRPTQITLGPAEAFMVIALIAIGSDGFVAETEIQAIQVAISRMKLFNSYPSDVIRKMINNLLGIMERQGANTLLNAAVAVLPHDLNETAFAVATDIILADGEITEEEETLLNHLYQVLEITEDTATKIVDVMLIKNRG from the coding sequence ATGGGTCTTTTCGATAAAGTATCTGGTATTCGCAGACCAACACAAATAACACTTGGTCCCGCCGAAGCATTTATGGTAATCGCATTAATAGCCATTGGCTCAGATGGATTTGTTGCTGAAACTGAAATACAAGCTATTCAAGTTGCAATATCTAGAATGAAGCTTTTTAATAGCTATCCATCTGATGTTATTAGAAAAATGATTAACAACCTCTTAGGTATTATGGAAAGGCAAGGAGCTAATACACTACTAAATGCAGCTGTAGCCGTTTTACCGCATGATTTAAACGAGACAGCTTTTGCTGTAGCAACTGATATTATATTAGCAGATGGTGAAATCACAGAAGAAGAAGAGACACTCTTAAATCATCTCTACCAAGTTTTAGAAATAACAGAAGATACCGCAACAAAAATTGTAGATGTCATGTTGATTAAAAATAGAGGTTAG
- a CDS encoding Uma2 family endonuclease — translation MVNPPPVLSTVPTDTWVVADWEDILTFADDPTLVSGRFYYDEGCMRIEMSPIGSAHSQDNSIVSTVLVLYAAIRNIAIKELTNPNLRKARLQEAQPDIAYYVGKNLRFPPRNNAPVNLSELDPPTLVVEVAASLEDDTTRKQKLYQRMGVQEYWVVDVNASKVIASYLTPTQSQLIRESQVLPGLDINLVEEAPKRAQNEDDGTISRWLIATLTQQ, via the coding sequence ATGGTTAATCCACCTCCAGTCCTAAGCACCGTTCCTACTGACACCTGGGTAGTAGCAGATTGGGAAGACATTCTGACATTTGCAGACGATCCAACTTTGGTAAGCGGGAGGTTTTACTACGATGAAGGCTGCATGAGAATTGAGATGTCCCCCATAGGTTCTGCCCATAGTCAAGATAATTCGATTGTTTCTACAGTTCTTGTTTTATATGCAGCAATTCGAAATATTGCTATTAAAGAACTAACAAATCCTAATCTGAGAAAAGCCAGATTGCAGGAAGCCCAGCCGGATATCGCGTACTACGTTGGCAAAAACTTGCGATTTCCACCGCGTAATAACGCACCTGTAAACTTAAGCGAACTCGATCCGCCGACGCTAGTTGTCGAAGTTGCAGCTTCTTTAGAAGACGATACCACCCGCAAACAAAAGCTTTATCAACGCATGGGCGTGCAAGAATACTGGGTTGTGGATGTCAACGCAAGTAAAGTTATTGCCAGTTATTTAACACCAACACAAAGTCAACTCATTCGCGAATCACAAGTACTACCCGGATTAGACATTAATTTAGTAGAAGAAGCGCCAAAACGCGCTCAAAACGAAGACGATGGAACAATTAGTCGCTGGTTAATCGCCACGCTAACTCAGCAGTAA
- a CDS encoding DUF3122 domain-containing protein: protein MVHFSRKRRLLYRRFLQTLLWLLLLGIWTTIIFLGLGTFISQPVLAEINRIEAPGEILYRSQQRLQDSSGNSWQVILFKQVQSGQAPLVNLRLVGFPGVAELIHPHPLQITTSTGEILTANDVFLVEAPAPTIGQYDVKNILPQLPAESLQLSLPLAGDRSIDISVPQFVVQEWQEVAAAKA, encoded by the coding sequence ATGGTTCACTTTAGCAGAAAGCGAAGATTACTATACCGACGCTTTTTACAAACTTTGTTGTGGTTACTACTACTAGGAATCTGGACAACGATTATCTTCCTAGGTTTAGGAACTTTTATATCACAACCAGTCTTAGCAGAGATTAATCGAATTGAAGCTCCAGGAGAAATACTCTATCGATCGCAGCAGAGATTACAAGATTCTTCTGGAAATTCTTGGCAGGTCATTTTATTTAAGCAAGTTCAATCAGGACAAGCACCTTTAGTAAATTTAAGATTGGTAGGATTTCCTGGAGTTGCTGAATTAATTCATCCACACCCACTGCAAATCACAACGTCTACTGGGGAAATTTTAACGGCAAATGATGTTTTTCTAGTTGAAGCACCTGCACCAACAATCGGTCAATATGATGTAAAAAATATTTTGCCGCAATTACCTGCAGAATCGCTGCAACTCAGTTTACCTTTAGCAGGCGATCGCTCGATCGATATTTCTGTACCGCAATTTGTCGTACAGGAATGGCAGGAAGTTGCTGCTGCTAAGGCATAA
- a CDS encoding ATP-dependent Zn protease, protein MSQTALNLTAIAIFLMTMTALLGPMFNLSPTLPAIATFSLLGLATLDSFSLQGKGGTLVLDWFASFSPQHRDRIIRHEAGHFLVAHLLGIPVTGYALSAWEALKQKHPGQGGVSFDDTEVASQLAQGTISTQLLDRYCTIWMAGVAAETLVYERAEGGADDRQHLHTVLSSLGFSAASVELKQRFCSLQARNLLQQNWAAYEALINAMRQRLDVAECRNLIDSLTVTLNPVE, encoded by the coding sequence ATGAGTCAAACTGCGCTTAATTTAACGGCGATCGCCATATTTCTGATGACAATGACGGCGTTGCTAGGACCAATGTTTAACTTATCCCCTACACTTCCTGCGATCGCCACTTTTAGTCTCTTAGGGCTAGCCACGTTAGATAGTTTCAGCTTACAAGGCAAGGGAGGTACTTTAGTATTAGACTGGTTCGCTAGTTTTTCTCCCCAACACCGCGATCGCATCATTCGTCATGAAGCTGGACATTTTCTAGTCGCGCATCTTTTGGGAATTCCCGTGACAGGTTATGCCTTAAGTGCTTGGGAAGCTTTAAAACAGAAACACCCAGGACAAGGCGGGGTAAGCTTTGACGATACTGAAGTCGCGTCTCAGCTCGCACAAGGCACAATTTCCACGCAATTGTTGGATCGTTACTGTACCATTTGGATGGCAGGAGTTGCGGCAGAAACGTTAGTCTACGAACGCGCTGAGGGGGGCGCTGACGACCGCCAGCATCTTCATACGGTGCTTTCTTCCTTAGGATTTTCTGCGGCGAGTGTGGAACTCAAACAGCGGTTTTGTAGCCTACAAGCACGTAACTTACTACAACAAAATTGGGCAGCCTACGAAGCATTAATTAACGCAATGCGACAACGCCTGGATGTAGCTGAGTGTCGTAATTTGATTGATTCGTTAACTGTTACATTAAATCCGGTTGAATGA
- a CDS encoding polymer-forming cytoskeletal protein: MILIRGKWRTASVGFLCTLLLLVFLATPVWSLVSRSGDQIIIGANEVIADDLYVAGRTITINGTVNGDLVAVGRLITINGTVQGDLLAAAQAVVVNGTINDDLRVVSQVTQLGSNARVGDDAVAAGMSFESLAESTVAGDLAFTGWQALLAGNVGRNVTGSMAALELRSNVGGNVNVITGAEGDAPEAYPPFFPQPPVPIPQLRAGLTVADSVQISGNLTYRSPGVATISQQAQIAGGVLREELPEDETAAPAPVTTIAQQLQYFIALVLVGWLLFKFVPNWIQSLAAIASSKPLPSLGWGIVTFLAVGIIAIAIAFVTFVLTALSAITLPVLIFPVLGLGTLANLTLIFGFLLFVMFVPQIVVSLLGGRWLIHKLQPSTSSNRFVSLAIGLLIFVLLTAIPVLGGLLHLITIFLGLGALWIWIRNNRDRAPTEPQLAAV; the protein is encoded by the coding sequence ATGATTCTGATACGTGGAAAGTGGCGTACTGCTAGCGTAGGATTTCTCTGCACCTTATTATTACTTGTCTTCTTGGCTACTCCAGTTTGGTCATTGGTCAGTCGCAGCGGCGATCAAATCATTATTGGCGCGAATGAAGTTATTGCCGATGACCTGTATGTTGCTGGTAGAACAATTACAATCAATGGTACAGTAAACGGCGATCTTGTGGCAGTTGGTCGTTTAATTACAATCAATGGTACAGTGCAAGGCGATCTCTTGGCGGCTGCTCAAGCCGTTGTTGTGAATGGCACTATCAATGATGATTTGCGAGTTGTTAGTCAAGTTACACAGCTTGGTTCGAATGCGCGAGTTGGTGATGACGCGGTTGCTGCTGGGATGAGTTTTGAAAGTTTAGCTGAAAGTACTGTTGCAGGCGATCTAGCCTTTACCGGATGGCAAGCGCTGCTAGCTGGTAATGTTGGGCGAAACGTGACAGGCAGTATGGCAGCATTAGAATTACGTAGTAACGTTGGTGGTAATGTTAATGTCATCACAGGCGCTGAAGGTGACGCGCCAGAAGCTTATCCGCCTTTTTTCCCGCAACCACCAGTTCCCATTCCTCAACTTCGTGCGGGTTTGACGGTAGCAGATTCAGTGCAAATTAGTGGCAATTTGACATATAGATCGCCTGGAGTTGCTACTATTAGCCAGCAAGCACAAATCGCTGGTGGTGTATTGCGCGAAGAGTTACCCGAAGACGAAACAGCAGCACCAGCTCCAGTCACAACAATTGCCCAGCAGTTGCAGTACTTTATTGCTTTAGTATTGGTAGGATGGCTTTTATTTAAGTTCGTACCAAATTGGATTCAAAGCTTAGCAGCGATCGCCTCTTCTAAACCACTACCCAGTTTAGGGTGGGGAATTGTAACTTTTTTAGCGGTGGGAATCATCGCAATTGCGATCGCTTTTGTGACGTTTGTTCTTACAGCCTTATCTGCAATTACATTACCTGTGCTGATTTTCCCAGTTTTGGGTTTGGGAACACTCGCCAATCTGACGCTGATTTTTGGGTTTCTCCTATTTGTAATGTTTGTACCGCAAATTGTTGTTAGTCTACTTGGCGGGCGGTGGCTAATCCACAAACTGCAACCAAGCACATCATCAAATCGTTTCGTTTCCCTCGCGATCGGCTTATTGATATTTGTACTTTTAACGGCAATTCCCGTCTTAGGTGGACTACTGCATTTGATAACAATCTTTCTGGGCTTGGGTGCGTTATGGATTTGGATACGTAACAACCGCGATCGCGCGCCAACCGAACCGCAGTTGGCAGCAGTATAA
- a CDS encoding universal stress protein has protein sequence MYTRILVALDRSPMSEQVFQQAIDLAKATNANVMLLHVLSPDEEGSPDTSMMREEYFPGLSSEIAQLYRQQWQEFEEQGIKMLRDRCKDATNAGVKAEFKQIFGTPSRTICEFAREWGADLIVLGRRGHSGLKELFLGSVSNYVLHHAPASVLTIQSRGKDIPASQKQRAEVVS, from the coding sequence ATGTATACCAGAATTCTTGTTGCACTCGATCGTTCTCCCATGAGCGAGCAAGTTTTTCAACAAGCGATTGACTTGGCTAAAGCAACGAATGCAAATGTGATGCTACTACACGTTCTGTCTCCAGATGAAGAAGGTAGTCCAGATACTTCCATGATGCGTGAAGAATACTTTCCTGGTCTAAGTAGTGAAATCGCACAGCTGTATCGTCAGCAATGGCAGGAGTTTGAAGAACAAGGAATTAAGATGTTGCGCGATCGCTGCAAAGATGCAACTAACGCGGGTGTCAAGGCTGAATTCAAACAGATATTTGGTACTCCTAGTCGTACCATTTGTGAATTTGCACGCGAGTGGGGTGCTGATTTGATTGTTCTGGGGCGGCGCGGTCATTCTGGTCTTAAAGAATTGTTTCTCGGTAGTGTCAGTAATTATGTACTGCACCACGCTCCTGCGTCAGTTTTGACGATTCAATCTCGTGGTAAGGATATTCCAGCTAGTCAAAAACAACGAGCTGAAGTTGTGTCCTAA
- a CDS encoding GGDEF domain-containing protein gives MHPSILTVGKKDFFAKLPPQIRYGTDFTIELAVDASEAQNWIEVRPPDILMVQAGLEQGLNLCRWLKQQASLSWIYCILIEDRAQLIAEKKRADWDWELDTTATALEEAADAYVWLPDNNSNLEDSTRLVARLLLAHIQVGLRKVKKYRDLLQTNKVLSTIAFIDPLTELNNRRALESNLVRQIRTSRNYEIPLSALMLDIDYFKVVNDTYGHLIGDRILKLLSSRLRYNLRSQDIPFRYGGEEFVILLHNTSCQEALVVARRLQQIVSGQMFVIDNTLSIPITISIGTSCLRASDDSEGVQLLARADEYLLQAKAAGRNCIMNCSE, from the coding sequence ATGCATCCTTCAATTTTGACCGTTGGCAAGAAAGATTTTTTTGCCAAGCTGCCACCCCAGATTCGTTATGGAACAGATTTTACTATAGAGTTGGCTGTTGATGCGAGCGAAGCACAAAACTGGATTGAGGTTAGACCGCCTGATATTCTCATGGTTCAGGCTGGCTTGGAACAAGGTCTAAACCTTTGCCGCTGGCTCAAGCAGCAAGCATCACTATCTTGGATATACTGTATTCTGATCGAAGATCGCGCTCAACTGATTGCCGAAAAAAAGCGTGCGGATTGGGATTGGGAACTCGATACAACTGCCACAGCATTAGAAGAAGCTGCAGATGCTTACGTATGGTTACCAGATAATAATAGCAATTTAGAAGATAGTACGCGCCTGGTCGCGCGTCTTTTACTTGCGCATATTCAAGTTGGTTTGCGGAAAGTCAAAAAGTATCGCGATCTCCTTCAAACAAACAAGGTATTATCAACAATTGCCTTTATCGATCCATTAACAGAACTCAATAATCGAAGAGCATTAGAAAGCAATTTAGTTCGCCAAATTCGTACTAGCCGGAACTACGAAATACCGCTAAGTGCTTTGATGCTGGATATTGATTATTTTAAAGTAGTCAATGATACATATGGACATTTAATAGGCGATCGCATTCTCAAGCTACTGAGTTCGCGGTTACGGTACAACTTGCGATCGCAAGATATTCCCTTTCGCTATGGTGGTGAAGAATTTGTCATTCTTTTGCACAACACTAGCTGTCAAGAGGCGCTAGTTGTTGCTCGTCGATTGCAGCAGATTGTCAGCGGACAAATGTTTGTCATTGATAACACCTTGTCGATTCCGATTACAATCAGCATTGGTACAAGTTGCCTGAGAGCATCCGACGATTCTGAAGGCGTACAGTTGTTAGCCCGTGCTGACGAATATTTATTACAAGCCAAAGCTGCTGGCAGAAACTGTATTATGAATTGTAGTGAATAG